Genomic segment of Pararhodobacter zhoushanensis:
CGCCAGTTGGCGCGAGGTGACTTCAAGGCCGGGATAGGCGGCAGGAAAGGCGGATTCGGCGGCAAAATGCGCGCGGCGCAGCAGATGCGAGAGAAGTTCATGAACTTCAAACGGAACGGGGATGCGCGCATCCTCGGGGGCGGGTTTGACAGTCGGAGCGGGCATTGGCGGGGCGGGTATTGGTGGGGCGGTCATTGGCGGGGCCGTCCTAAGGTTGCGCGGTTCTTTCGGGATAAGCGACACGAGGGTCTTGAACAATGGGCTGTCAGGATCGGCCAGATCCAGCGCGGCATCAAAATAATCGCGGCCGGGGAGTTTCATCAGTCTCGCATTGCTCCTGACGTGCTGGAGAGCGCGGGACTGGGTGGCAAAGCCGGCAACCATCAGCATCGCCGCCAGATGCCCGCCCGCCGAGATGCCGGTGACGATGATGCGGCTGCGGTCGATGCCAAGAGCCTGCGCAATGTGCCACAGATAGGCGAGCGCCGCGCGGCACTGGCGGGTGATCTCGACCAGCGAGGCGTTAGGGAGCGCGTGGCCGAGCGTGGCAACGCGGATGCCCGCCCGACCAGTCCAAGGGCGGGACAGCGCGACTCGGCCCGCGACCGGGCGCGCCAACAGCCGCCGTGGATATACACCACCAGCGGGCAGCCGGGGCCAGCCGGGAACAGGTCCAGGCACTGGCCGCTGGCGGGATCATAGCACAGACCGGCCTGCACCGGCCGCGTTGCCAGTGCCCGATCCGAGGCATCGCGAGACGCCGTCATGCGCTGTGCGAACACCGTCAGGCCGCCATACGTGACCGGGTAATAGGCAGCGTTCAGCGCGTCGCCATCGAGGCTTGCCTCAAGGTCGGGCTGGGCCTTCACGCGAAGCTTAACCCCGGCTGCGCGACACCGGCGGCGCGCAGCATAGAGCCGACTTGCGCTGCCAGCATCTCGGTGCCCGAGACGCCGACCACCGGCTGAACCTTGCGCGACTGGTGCAGCGAGCCGTCCTTGCCCACCGCGCGGACCTCGGCGATGGCCACGGTGAGCGACGGGTCGGCGATCAGCACGGCACGGCAGCGGTCCAGCCCTACGGTGGCCAGCGCGCAGGTGGTCATCGTATTGACATTGCGGGGAAACAGCGCCGCAATCCCGCGAACCGGGCCGTCATAGACGACTGTCTGCGTGGTGATCAGCGCAGGATTGATGTCGGTGTCGGTGAAGTCGATATTGGCCGGGTTCTTGCGGAAGGTGATGGTCACCTCCTGCCACATCTCGCGCATCTCGACGAGGTTATCGAGCCCGATCAGTGCCCCATGCGGAATGATGATGCGCCGGCCCTGCGCCTTGGCCAGCGCGACCAGCCGCGCTTCGGTTGCGGCATCGGCGAAGGCGTTGACCGACAGCGGCAGGTAATCCGCCGCGCGCAGGATGGCCGCGCCATGGATCACGCTGACGGCGGGGTGGGCGCATTCGACCACCAGATCGGGCTGGCGGCTGGCCAGCATGTCCAGATCGTCCAGCGGCAGGTCGGCAGGCAGCCCGGCCAGCTTGGTCTTGTCGCGGTTCCACACGAAAGCCAGCTCAAGGTTCCAGTCGGGCGTGTCCCGGATCAGGCGGCACAGTTCGCGGCCAATAAACCCGTAACCGGCCACCCCGATCCGGGTTTTCTGCGAGGGCGTCATACATCTTTCCTTAATTTTGCGGTGGCAGACTTACAGCCCGGCCCCCGAGACTTTGCGACCGATCAGCACCGGCCAGCCGATGGTGAGCAGAACGAACAGGCCCGTGACCAGTTTCAGGTCCGACGGGTTCAGACCCAGCGCCAGCGCGAGCGAGGCAAGCTGATAATAGACCACCGCCCCCACGACGGGGGCCGCGATCTGGCGCAGCAGGGTGCGGCGTCCGGTGATCGCCTCGCCGATGATGACCGAGGCGAGGCCGTTTACCAGCATGCCCACGCCCATGCCGACATCGGCATAGCCCTGCGATTGCGCCATCAACGCCCCGGCCAGCGCGCTGATGCCCGACGCAAGGCCGAGGCCCCCGGCGGTATAGAGCACCAGATTGACCCCCAGCGCCGGGGCCAGTTGCGGGTTCGCGCCGATGCCGCGCAGGCCCAGCCCCAAGTCGGTCTGCAAGACCCACCAGAGCGCCAGCACCAGCGCGACAGCCAGCGCGGCGGCGACGGTGATCTGCAACGGCAGGCTGCGCAGGATGCCGGGGCTGATCCAGTCATAGAGCGTCTCGATGCCGAAGATCGGTGCGTTCGGGCGGCCCAGAATACGCAGGTTGATGCTCCACAGCATTGTCACGGTCAGGATCCCGGCAAGCAGGGAATGGACCTTGAATTTCAGATGGATCATCGCCGTGGTCATCCCGGCAAGGAAGCCCGCAATCACCGCGCAAGCCGTGGCGATGAACGGGTGTGCCCCGGCGCTGAGCAGGGCGGCGGCGACGGCGGCGGCCAGTGGGAAGACGCCCTCGGACGACAGATCAGGGACCGAAAGGATGCGGAACGGGATCATGATCGCCAGCGCGATCAGCGCATAGGTCAGACCCTGAACCAGCGTGACGGGGACAAGATTCCAGAACAGCTGCAGGATATCCATCACTCTCTCCTCATGCGCGCAGCAGTTGGTCGTCACTGGCGCCAAAGCGCTGCACCAGCGCCTCGACCGTCAGCCCGGCCTTGGCCTGCGCATCCAGATCCAGCCGCACCTGACCCGCGTTCAGCGCCAGCAGACGGTTCCCGGTGTCGAGGGCGTGTTGCATGTTGTGGGTGATCATCAGCGTGGTCAGCCCGCCCTCATCGACGATGCGGCGAGTGGCCTGCATGACCAGCTCGGCAGTGCCGGGGTCGAGCGCGGCGGTGTGTTCGTCGAGCAGCAGCAGCCGGGGCTTTTGCATCGCGGCCATGAGCAGCGCCAGAACCTGCCGTTGCCCGCCCGACAGCTTGCCCGCGAGCACGGCCATCCGGGTTTCCAGCCCCAGTCCGAAGGGCGCAAGCAGGTCGCCAAACCGCTCGCGGTTGCCGCGTCCCAGCGCCAGCCGGAAGCCGCGCCGCAGGCCGCGACGTTGCGCGAGCGCGAGGTTTTCCTCGATCGACAGGGCCGGGGCCGTGCCCAACATCGGGTCTTGAAACACCCGCCCGATAAAACCCGCGCGTCGGTGGACCGGCAGGTCGGTGACGTCCTGCGCGCCGAACAGCACGCGCCCGCTGTCCGGCTGCAGCGCGCCCGAGATGGCGTTGAGCATGGTGCTCTTGCCCGCGCCGTTCGAGCCGATGACAACGGCGAAATCGCCCTCATTCATGCGCAGGCTCAGCCCGTCCAGCGCGACCCTTTCATCCGGGGTGCCCGGATGAAAGGTGAGGCGCAGCGCGTCGAGGGTCAGGGCGGGGCGGGCGTCAGTCGACGACACAGTCGCACCCGGTCAGCGCCTCGGGCAGGGTCAGGCCAAGCGCGGTCATCTGACGCTGGCTGATGCGGATCAGGTGATCCTCGGGCGCCGGAACCGCGATGGCGATCGTGGCCGGATCTTCACCGCCGAGGATGCGCGCGGCCAGGTCACCCGCGCGTTCGCCGATGCGGTAGAAATCGACGGCAAAGGTCGCCAGCGCCAGCGCATCGCCGACCGATTGGGTGTTCGAGCTGAACACCGGCATCGAAATCCGACCGGCGGCCGAGGCAATCGCCGGGCTGGCGGGTTGCAGCAGGCTGGAGGCCGGAACGAACAGCGCATCCACCCGGCCCTGCGCCGAGGTCACACGTTGCGGGATGTCATTGGCATTGTCGACGCCGATCAGCAGCACCTCGACGCCCTGCGCTGGGGCAAGGGTTTGCAGGCGGGTGGCAAAGGCCGTGTCGCTGTCATCGCCGGGATTATAGAGCACGCCCAGCCGGGTCATGCCGGGCACCAGCGATTGCATGAAGGCGACCGTCGCCGCCAGATCGGGGATGTTGGACACACCGGTCAACAGCGGCGCGCCCGCGTCCCAGCTGCCGACCAGCCCGGCCTGCACGGGATCGGTGACGGGCGCAAAGACGATGGGAAAATCGCGGTTGGCAAGGATCTGGCGCGCGGATTGTGCCATGGGGGTGGTGATCGTCAGCATCAGATCAGGGTCGGCGGCGGCCAGCCGGTTCAGGAACTGCGGCACAAGCGACCGGTCGAAATTGACGTTGCCCTCGTCATAGACCGGCTCATAGCCCGCAGCATCGAGCGAGGCCTTGAAGCCATCCGATACCTGCTGAAGCGACGGGTGCGGGCCGAACAGGGCGATGGCGATGCGTGGTGCGGTTGTCTGGGCCAGAACCGGCGTGGTCAGCGCGGCGGCGACGGCCAGCCCGGTGACCACCGTGCGAAGTTTTGTGAACATGGCGTTCTCCCTGCGATGGTGTTTTTATATTACGTGTTCGTATCAAATTGCAGAGCAGGGGCTTTTGTCAACACCGAAGCTGGCGCAGGCTTGCGGACGCGGGGCCATTTTCCCAGCCGCCGCGTGCCTGCCTAAATCTTGGACATCCGGTAAGGGCGCTCAGCCCTGAAGGCGCAAGAGCAGCGCAACCCCGGCCCACGCGCAGAACCCGGTCAACACCGTGCCCCACAGCGTGTCGGTGGCGACCATCGCCCATGACCAGTCTTTCATGATCGACATCGAGGTGAACTCGTACGTGCCGTAAGCCATCGCGCCGATCACCGCGCCCTGCAACAGCGCCCGAACCGGGTCGGCGTCCCGCAGGGCAGGGGCCGAGACGAGGAACACCAGTCCCGCCACATAGGCCAGATAGAACAGCCCTGCCGGGGCCAGCATCGGGCTGTCGCGCATCGTCGCGCCCAGATGGCGGACAAACAGCGGCTTCATCACCAGGGTCAGCATCAAAGCGTCGATGGCAAGAAACAGGAGGGCGGTGATGGCGTAGAGGATCATGACGGGCTCCGGGAACGGGTACGCGAGCACAGGTAGCGCGGTGTTTCGCCAAGGCGAGGGGGCCTTGCCCATTGCATAACCCGGCCTCGGGCGGCATCACTGTCATCTTGCAACAGGTGAGCCGGTCTGTGTCTGCCCTGAAGATCTCGAATTCGGACGCCAGAGCGCTGTGGCTTTGCGCGCATGGCCTTTCTGCGCCACCGGCAGGGGTGTGCGATACGCTGGGCTTGATCCGCGCGCTGGGGTTTGTCCAGCTGGACACCATCCAGATCGTGTCGCGCGCGCATCATCATATCCTGTGGAGCCGCAACCCGCGCTATCGCGAGCCTTTGCTCGACGGGTTGCTGGCGCGCGACCGGCAGGTGTTCGAGCATTTCACCCATGATGCTTCGGTCCTGCCGATGGAATTTCTGCCGCTGTGGCAGCGGCAGTTCCGGCGGATGAAGGCAAAGGTGGAGCGTTCGTCGTGGTATGGCGGTGCGTTGGAGCCTGAGCTTCTGGCGCTGGTCAAACGGCGCATTGCGGATGAAGGCCCGCTGTCGACGCGCGATTTCGACACCAAACTTGAGGGGCCCAAGGAGATGTGGCGCCGCCCACCGCATAAGAAGGCGCTGGATTACCTATGGTACGCGGGCGAACTGGCGACCTCGCACCGGGACGGGTTCATCAAATATTATGATCTGGCTGACAGGGTGTTTCCGGCAGAGCTGAGAAA
This window contains:
- a CDS encoding MarR family transcriptional regulator, with product MARPVAGRVALSRPWTGRAGIRVATLGHALPNASLVEITRQCRAALAYLWHIAQALGIDRSRIIVTGISAGGHLAAMLMVAGFATQSRALQHVRSNARLMKLPGRDYFDAALDLADPDSPLFKTLVSLIPKEPRNLRTAPPMTAPPIPAPPMPAPTVKPAPEDARIPVPFEVHELLSHLLRRAHFAAESAFPAAYPGLEVTSRQLALLFAINRKPGSSQTELAEAVGFDANTFSDLAKRSERKGLLERIRSAEDRRAFGLYLTPEGRAMVAQAAALTPAYQAGLAKNLTPEDAQQLVVLLHRMLGLR
- a CDS encoding aspartate dehydrogenase domain-containing protein, coding for MTPSQKTRIGVAGYGFIGRELCRLIRDTPDWNLELAFVWNRDKTKLAGLPADLPLDDLDMLASRQPDLVVECAHPAVSVIHGAAILRAADYLPLSVNAFADAATEARLVALAKAQGRRIIIPHGALIGLDNLVEMREMWQEVTITFRKNPANIDFTDTDINPALITTQTVVYDGPVRGIAALFPRNVNTMTTCALATVGLDRCRAVLIADPSLTVAIAEVRAVGKDGSLHQSRKVQPVVGVSGTEMLAAQVGSMLRAAGVAQPGLSFA
- a CDS encoding ABC transporter permease, with protein sequence MDILQLFWNLVPVTLVQGLTYALIALAIMIPFRILSVPDLSSEGVFPLAAAVAAALLSAGAHPFIATACAVIAGFLAGMTTAMIHLKFKVHSLLAGILTVTMLWSINLRILGRPNAPIFGIETLYDWISPGILRSLPLQITVAAALAVALVLALWWVLQTDLGLGLRGIGANPQLAPALGVNLVLYTAGGLGLASGISALAGALMAQSQGYADVGMGVGMLVNGLASVIIGEAITGRRTLLRQIAAPVVGAVVYYQLASLALALGLNPSDLKLVTGLFVLLTIGWPVLIGRKVSGAGL
- a CDS encoding ABC transporter ATP-binding protein → MSSTDARPALTLDALRLTFHPGTPDERVALDGLSLRMNEGDFAVVIGSNGAGKSTMLNAISGALQPDSGRVLFGAQDVTDLPVHRRAGFIGRVFQDPMLGTAPALSIEENLALAQRRGLRRGFRLALGRGNRERFGDLLAPFGLGLETRMAVLAGKLSGGQRQVLALLMAAMQKPRLLLLDEHTAALDPGTAELVMQATRRIVDEGGLTTLMITHNMQHALDTGNRLLALNAGQVRLDLDAQAKAGLTVEALVQRFGASDDQLLRA
- a CDS encoding ABC transporter substrate-binding protein; this encodes MFTKLRTVVTGLAVAAALTTPVLAQTTAPRIAIALFGPHPSLQQVSDGFKASLDAAGYEPVYDEGNVNFDRSLVPQFLNRLAAADPDLMLTITTPMAQSARQILANRDFPIVFAPVTDPVQAGLVGSWDAGAPLLTGVSNIPDLAATVAFMQSLVPGMTRLGVLYNPGDDSDTAFATRLQTLAPAQGVEVLLIGVDNANDIPQRVTSAQGRVDALFVPASSLLQPASPAIASAAGRISMPVFSSNTQSVGDALALATFAVDFYRIGERAGDLAARILGGEDPATIAIAVPAPEDHLIRISQRQMTALGLTLPEALTGCDCVVD
- a CDS encoding DUF2177 family protein; translated protein: MILYAITALLFLAIDALMLTLVMKPLFVRHLGATMRDSPMLAPAGLFYLAYVAGLVFLVSAPALRDADPVRALLQGAVIGAMAYGTYEFTSMSIMKDWSWAMVATDTLWGTVLTGFCAWAGVALLLRLQG
- a CDS encoding winged helix-turn-helix domain-containing protein, which gives rise to MSALKISNSDARALWLCAHGLSAPPAGVCDTLGLIRALGFVQLDTIQIVSRAHHHILWSRNPRYREPLLDGLLARDRQVFEHFTHDASVLPMEFLPLWQRQFRRMKAKVERSSWYGGALEPELLALVKRRIADEGPLSTRDFDTKLEGPKEMWRRPPHKKALDYLWYAGELATSHRDGFIKYYDLADRVFPAELRNAQLSDQAQIDGLCRAALDRIGFGTLGEIRKFWDATDPAEVAAWAERDSGALIPVEVQGADGSWTKAWGCADLEERLTALAAPGGRLRILSPFDPAIRDRARLKRLFGFDYTVELFLPAAKRQWGYYVYPVLEGSRFVGRIEAKADRAAGVLSVLKWWDEPGVRASKARAEKLEAELARFARLAGVERVVWECPR